tcagccttgccTGGGCACcgagatgctccaggcccttctctgctccaggagctcctgtccctgctgtgctgagggacagagctgggcacaggggcaggatcacccctgacctgctgggaatgctctgctGTGGCACCCCAGGGTCTCACTGGGCATTGCTGGCCAGGGATAGCTCGTTTTTCCTCAGGATCTCACTGGGCACTGCAGGTCAGGCACAGCTCCTTGTCCCTCAGCACCCGCAGGTccttcccccagagcagctccagcaggtcccCCCAGCCCGTGCCGAGCTGGGGTTATTCCCAGTGCTGAGGTACTGCAGGCAGCGCTGCCGGGCAGCCAGCACGCTGCTCCCCTGTGGGTCATTCCCGTGCTGCCGGGTTATTCCCGGTTCCTCCCGGGAAAGGCGCCCCTGGATCCCGGGAAGGCTCCCGGGAGCGGCCCCTCAGCGCGCAGCGCGCGGCGCCCCCCAGCGGGCGGGCGCTGCCTGTGCAGGgcgggccccgccccgccggcagcCAATGGGAGGGCGCGGGGACCCCGACCCGCCGGCGCCACAGCCAATGAGGAGGCCCCACCCCGCCGAGCCCCCGGAGCGCTGAGAGACGGTCCCACAGAGACGCGGCCATGGCTGGAAAGGGGATGCAGGGGTTCCTGCCGCCCTTCAAGCACTTCGCCACCCATGCCATCCACGCCGGCCAGGAGCCCGAGCAGTGGCGCTCCGGGGCCGTGGTGCCGCCCATCTCGCTCTCCACCACCTTCAAGCAGCGGGCGCCCGGCGAGCACGCGGTGAGTGCGGCCGCTACCGGGGCGCTGAGTCACCCACAGGGACACCGAGCCCCCTTCCGGGCTTGGGCACACCGGGGAGGCCGCGAGCATCCGGCGTGTCCCGGCCGGGGGAACGGGAAGCGGCCggtcctgggcagggcagggagctcccGGCGCGGATGTTTCCCCAcgtggcagctcctgggcaaaCGCGAGCATCTCGCtgggccgggagcggggctcTCGCCCGGGGAGGCGGCGGAATCTCCTCACGGGGCCATTGCAGAGCCGCCTGCCCGCGGTCCCGTGCCTGTGCTCCGGGATGGCCCTGCTGAGCGGCGGTGGGACCGGAGGAGCcgctgtggtcccttccagccggagccagcctggggctcGCTGTTCCCGCTGCGGGCGGCGATCCGGAGCGGTTGGGATGAGGTTGGGATGATTCCCATGTGAAAAGCGGGGGAAGGGGGGCAGGGAGCACCAGTGCCCCCGGGCTCGCAGGAAcgctgctccaggggctgcccgAAGCCGGAAACATGGGCTGCTCTCCCGGCCATGCACCCGCCCCAGGGCCCGGGCAGAATCCCTGTTCCACTATACACACTTTGTGTaagagcctgctttgctcttcctTCCAAACCGAGGGAATATTTCCTAAGGATTTTGTGGATGCCCTGTAGAAAGTGCTGTAAAGGTTTGACGGGACGTGGCACAAAGCTGCCACTCCTAAATCAGCACCTGCTCCAAACTCGCGTTGTGCTGGTCGGGCAGGAGGAATTTGCCTTGTGATTCCTCATTCCACACAgaatcccagctgtgctgaggaggcCCTCAGGAGGAGTCACGCTGCTGTATCCACATCCTGATGACAGGATCCGTGCTCTTGCCGGGAGCTCTGCCAGAGCAATCTGCAGGATTCCTGACTATGAGGAAGTTGACATTAAAGAGAAATCCTAAAAGCAGGCAAATCCCAGGGTGCTCAGCAGGCTCTCTTGGTAACAACTGCATCTGTGCATGCATGAGTCGTATTTTCCTCATTGAATTTCCCCAGAATTTGCATAAAAGCTGTGGCAATAGGAAACATGTGGGTTGTCAAGAACTGATGAGGGGAGTTGTTTGGTGCCCTGTGGGTGTGATGGAGGTGGACACACGTTTTTCCTGAGAATTCCCTCCAGAGAGGCTGaggagtctccctcactggagataccCAGagctgtctggacacaatcccgtgccctgtgctctggggtggccctgctgagcagggagtgggACCAGGGCACCCTcatggtcccttccagcctgacccagccTGGCGTTCTGAGGGTGGTTGGACTGTGCAGTCCAAACCCTTTCTCCCACAGTGGCCACAGATGGATGTctggggagaagcaggagaaTGTGGCTCCTTGCCCCTGTGCACCCCAGGCCCTTTCTCTGGCAGGGATGCCCAGCTGGATGTTGTGCTAGGACAgaatcctgctgctctgggaggagctggaTGCCCTCAGCCAGGGCTCTTTAGGGAACCTAGAACTGCTGTTATCCCAGACTTTCCCAGTGCTCTCTCTGATGTTTGTTTCTTATTTCCATACCAGGGTTATGAGTACATCCGGTCTGGGAACCCCACTCGGGATTGCCTGGAaaaggctgtggctgccctcgATGGAGCCAAATACTGTGAgcatggggcttggagcagcctgggacagggggtggcactgggtgggctttggggtccctctatcccaaaccattccatgactccatCACCACGGCTCTGGCTgttggctgtgggcaggggcagccaaGGTGGGGAAGAGTCCAACACTTCTGGTCCAGCAAagtccagctccatccctgggttTGTCTGCTGCTTCCTCACTGCGGCTGatgcctgggctgagctggatCCATCcttgtgcagcagcactggaggctgtgggagcaggcagcCCCTGGTCCGagtccattcccagtctgtcccagtctgtcccagtgtgtcccagtgcccGTGCTGGTTCCATGCTGTGCACATCCATCCCCTGCTTTCACTGGCTCCACATTCCCAGTGAGGCAGTGACAGAACAGGTTCTTTGCAGAGGCCAAGGGAGGAAGGCCAAGGCAAGTCTGACTCGTTGTGTCACATTAAACACTGATGATCCTTTCTCCTCAGGCTTGGCTTATTCCTCTGGCTTAGCAGCTNNNNNNNNNNNNNNNNNNNNNNNNNNNNNNNNNNNNNNNNNNNNNNNNNNNNNNNNNNNNNNNNNNNNNNNNNNNNNNNNNNNNNNNNNNNNNNNNNNNNNNNNNNNNNNNNNNNNNNNNNNNNNNNNNNNNNNNNNNNNNNNNNNNNNNNNNNNNNNNNNNNNNNNNNNNNNNNNNNNNNNNNNNNNNNNNNNNNNNNNNNNNNNNNNNNNNNNNNNNNNNNNNNNNNNNNNNNNNNNNNNNNNNNNNNNNNNNNNNNNNNNNNNNNNNNNNNNNNNNNNNNNNNNNNNNNNNNNNNNNNNNNNNNNNNNNNNNNNNNNNNNNNNNNNNNNNNNNNNNNNNNNNNNNNNNNNNNNNNNNNNNNNNNNNNNNNNNNNNNNNNNNNNNNNNNNNNNNNNNNNNNNNNNNNNNNNNNNNNNNNNNNNNNNNNNNNNNNNNNNNNNNNNNNNNNNNNNNNNNNNNNNNNNNNNNNNNNNNNNNNNNNNNNNNNNNNNNNNNNNTTGCATAAACCTTGAGGGTCAGAAAGGACCTTGGAACTGGACATGGCTGTGGACGAGGACACGGAAAACCAAACCACTCTTGCTTTGcctttgggaattccagcctGGGTTCCTGGgactctccctgctgctgttgggctgctctccctggctgtgcagggtgtgctgggcacagcctgggctctccctggagccaggagctgtgtgggagcAGCCGGGGGCACCCCGGGAATGTGACCCCAgttctcccagcagagctcagtgctcctcctgctcctgcagggtttggggcacaggggctgcttcCTCTTGCTGCTCTCAGGTCATTCTCTTCTCACCCATCAGCTCAGCTCAAAAACTTGATGGAGCTCAGATTTATTGTAATTAAGTTAGAAATTTGCCTaagagctttttcttctcttgatgttttattgaaaatgaagtgaaatCAAACACCTGGTAAATAATAACTTTCTAAAGAGGAATCTTTGtctcttttaagaaaaaaccaTGTGCTGTGGGAATGattggaataattttaattaaaacctgcttttcttttacttgATTATATTCCCCTGTGCATGTGCTCCTTGTGTTCAAACTCAGGGGATGGAGTGACCCTGGAGCTGTTGGGATTTTcctgtgggaaggcaggaggggaatggagctgaggggagagagaaggaatggagctgaggggagagaggggaatggagctgaggggagagagaaggaatggagctgaggggagagagaaggaatggagctgaggggagagaggggaatggagctgaggggagagaggggaatggagctgaggaggggatggagctgaggCAGGACAATTCTGTACTGGCCACACCCAGAACAACCATCATTGCACAGAGGGATTAAATCCTGACAAACCCAAGTGAAGGTGTTCCCACTGAGCTCTCctcatcccacagcatcccagtctgggttgggttggaatggacctgaaagcccacccagtgccaccccctacacctcagaggcagctctgaCATGAGGCGGGACCAACTGTCCCAGCACGTTAATGACTGTTAAGTAACGAACTGGGGTCCATGAATTTCTGTAATCACTGTTAATCACAGTTGGGTAATTAAGGCCGGTGAAGGTGCTCGGGCCGGGATCCGAACCCTCGGTCTCAGCTTCCCCTCAGCCCGGGCCGCCCAGTGACGTCACGCGCCAGGTGCGCCCATCTCGGCCAATCAGCGGCCGCCGGTGGATTCGAacggcggggcggcggcggcggccgttGCgcgcgcggcggggccggcagggggcgctgcgCTCCCCGGCTGAGGGGCCGCCatggccgggccggggccggggccggggccgtaCCGCGCCACGAGGCTGGTGAGCACCGAGCGGGGCTGCCGCGACaccgggccgggcgggcggtgCGGGAGCCGGGGGCGCGGCTGCtgcggggggagcggggcgcCCGTGGCACCCGTGCGAGCGCCGCGGGACGGGAGGTGGCTCTGCCCCTCGGGCCTGCTGTCACGACAGAGGGGCGCTTGGGGATGCGCCGTGCCCGCTGCCGCGACACCCGGGTGCCCTGGAGCCCCCTGCCTGCTGTCGTGACGGGGCTCAGGGACACCCCCCCCGCTCGCTGTCGCGACACGTGGCTCCTGCCCCGGGTGTTTTCTCGGTGTGCGGGTGCGCGGGGACGCCACACGGGGGCGCCCTGGGACACCCCGCGCCACGATATGTGGGTGCCCTGGCACCCCCCTGCACTCTGTCGCGACATTGGCTGCGCAGGGACATCCTGTAGGACGATATGTGGGTGCCCTGGCACCCCCCTGCGCTCTGTCGCGATATTGGGTGCGCAGGGACATCCTGTAGGACGATATGTGGGTGCCCTGGCACTCCCCTGCGCTCTGTCGCGATTTTGGGTGCCCTGGCACCTCCCTATCCTCGCGACATGGGGGTGCCTTGAGACCTACCCCGCCCTGCCCTCTGTCACATAAAGTTGACGCCCCGCTGTCGCGACATGTTGGGTGTCGCGACCCGCGGGTGCCCGGGGCCGCGTGCCGCCGGTGGCTGCAGTTGGCGGTGCCGCTCGGTGTCCCCGCAGTGGAACGAGGTGACGCGGTGCTTCCGGGCCGGGATGCCCCTgcggcggcaccggcagcggcTCCGCTCGCACGGCAGCTGCTTCACGGCCGCCGAGGCCGCGGACTGGCTGCACCAGGTGCTCCGCAGCAACAGCAGCTTCGGGCCCGACGTCACCCGGCAGCAGACGGTGCAGCTCCTGCGGAAATTCCTCAAAAACCACGTCATCGAGGACATCAAGGGCCGCTGGGGCGCTGAAAATCTGGAGGACAACGGTGCCCTGTACAGGTACTGAGGTTACAGTTGTCCCCCGGTCTCGCAGGTTGagtgttttaattttgtgacaaacgccaatcacttgtttttaaaattttaaaagtttaatagtaataaaatggttataaaaatagtaatataattagagtaataataatttggacaatttggattaggacaatattagacaacaaatacaaagagttatggatgtccaggtacctctttctgggcagcacaagcctgaaaaaggacacagttaacagaggattaacccttaaaagcaacagcctgttgcagattcatacacctcatccatgatgcataaattccattcaaacacaggattctgtctgggcagtgtcagcttcttcctctgaatcctgacagcgaCTTTGAGACAGAAGAAgtttatttcttctgataagagagcaataaattctctttctctgaaagattcaggtgtcctgtggctgctatctcactgcaagtcctttctttaaaaaaagtatcctacacagcatagtttctattttaacattttttataacctaaaactatatttaacacactacttaagagaattaatccAGCgttactttctaacacaacacatataacattcattttaatatttgcaaaaagccaatcataaaatacgcatttttcacaatttaaAATGCTTAGATTTGCAAAAAGAGCTTGCTTTGGGTTAAACATCCTAGGTAAAAAGTTAATTATCAGCATAGTTTTTCTCCTCTGAGTGTTTTGCTTCACTCCTGCGTGTGTCCATGCTTTTGTCCATCTGAGGTTTTTGCTGGAATTCAAACTGCACTCCAGTGCTTTGGAGTGAAGCCAGGGTGTTTTGTaggagctgcctgctgggtTTGCTTCTCTTGGGCCTTTTACACAAAGCCTGAGTGGGAAACAGAGCCAAGCAGCTCTGAAATTAAAGGTATTCATGGCCCCCACTTCTCACGTTctgggctcaggctgtgccaaCATCTTCAGCTTGACTTTGGCATCAAGAAAAACAGCCCAAAGCTAATTTATCATATgataaacttttaaatttttttttcttttttttagtgaaTCTAACAAAGTCACGCTGGTATGGAGtcagaggttttgttttgtcaagTCATTTATTTGATTACAGATCAATTCTGAATGTGTTTAACATCTCTCCCGTTCATTACAGATTTCCTCCAACCTCTCCAGTCAAACCTCTACCAAGCCCACCAAGGGAGAACTTGGAAAACTTCTCTGGAGACAAAGGAAAACTTTTTAAACTGCCCAGCTCATCCAAAAGGGGTTTGAAAAAACAGGAGTTCCTGCAGTCTGTGGTAATAACTTCTGTTCCTCACAGCAGTGCAGTTGGCTTGCATTGTCTTTAGTCTTTAAAATTTACACACACTGCTCTGTTGTGGCATCTTCCCTTAAGAAAGAACAGTTTAGACTTAAGGAATTgagaaatattaagaaataaatttatatttatattttgctttggGTTTACTTTGTTTTGTCTCAGTGCAGAATTATCCCTGCTaagggattttaaaatattgggAGCATTGAAAGGTGAAGTCCTAGAAATGATCTGCACAGTATGGCCTTgttgaaatttaatttattgttgGGGGACAACTAAAAGGCGCAAATAATTTAATTGGACATCTTTTTGGAGAAGATGGAATGTGTGTGTGGCCCTTGATTCAGGCGAAATTGGCGTGCATAAATTCTGAATTTAGGTTCTAGCCCTAAAGGAGAATAATTCACATATTAATACATCTGGATTTGAGGCG
This Camarhynchus parvulus chromosome 8, STF_HiC, whole genome shotgun sequence DNA region includes the following protein-coding sequences:
- the LOC115906382 gene encoding cystathionine gamma-lyase-like, with the translated sequence MAGKGMQGFLPPFKHFATHAIHAGQEPEQWRSGAVVPPISLSTTFKQRAPGEHAGYEYIRSGNPTRDCLEKAVAALDGAKYCLAYSSGLAGME